In a single window of the Antedon mediterranea chromosome 1, ecAntMedi1.1, whole genome shotgun sequence genome:
- the LOC140063595 gene encoding uncharacterized protein yields the protein MADLIFGAKNGLLEKVKQQLGLGVDVNHCDSKDGATALYWAACSGHSSVVSILLEYAANVNQTVNWGSTALHAAADRGHTKCMKLLLEHNANPNIQNQNGDTPLHLAAFRGHERACLILLDFDVDLTIPNKGGKNAKQEAQAGQHFELAKMLEEKSKGRLPASYPRYQPNMKRQPSNGYSSSDQELKKYNIMPDKKRYGVSVGDVPTRTDPVFGDTRDIFPTISSRNQPVHKTFSAPPSPSEKSNLYKPKEGGSPGNYVYAMQLASQDAKGIIDDLQLKLAMAESEKDALKSKIEKVAEKRYFEDSSLSTASIEDSSIQRVKSELALTKQALCNLEQRNKQLENAISGQRASMQTPMNNLSGVTFDHARTPRNIASAIKHPDFGLQLIKAISEIGKMFNERDTSLFPIMSNTLADISSVTLQQNQKKLLDHLNNVKCNFKKWRTCRLDRPGQVWNMGHQYKLVQKSQFTKTVNYLLTRHISVAFEILHQDKKYIMKVMPIQPDIPNINFLGNGSKNSFNAVKNEREVLLNVPAHSNLVTVLHYFELPLRYLDPNLSNLRDQRATMALMPEYLMTLCKLMKVQNQNPSIAFALCETFFQQVLLQILKALSHLQDHDIAHRDIKPDCVYITESLQVVLGGFRMAMKLTEQNGQPIQFTNRSQIGAGNPLAWTPELKKWEKEGPPKTWERKIMLSQVYESSDIYNFGRLIFSLMKQEMHAPQSTPNMINPCLMSDWRVVPRGYSKTFTDLLQEMFAKESQNRPTVKEAILRTSMMLYGPKVDEVQSQQDCDVWVISQCSRLVSQTPDLRDKNCNNMATEELAHAVDWELRTDYLTEVSGNELWQLICSLQNRSGHRKEINT from the exons ATGGCAGATCTGATATTTGGTGCCAAGAATGGTTTATTAGAGAAGGTTAAACAACAACTAGGACTTGGAGTTGATGTGAACCATTGCGACTCAAAGGATGGTGCCACTGCTCTTTACTGGGCAGCATGCAG tgGTCACTCTTCAGTTGTATCTATACTTCTTGAGTATGCAGCGAATGTTAATCAAACTGTCAACTGGGGGTCAACTGCACTGCACGCAGCAGCTGACAGGGGACACACAAAATGCATGAAGTTACTTCTTGAGCA CAATGCTAATCCAAATATCCAAAATCAAAATGGAGATACTCCTCTTCACCTTGCTGCATTCAGGGGCCATGAGAGAGCATGTCTAATTCTCTTAGATTTTGATGTCGACCTTACCATTCCAAATAAAGGAGGCAAGAATGCCAAGCAGGAGGCTCAGGCAGGACAACACTTTGAACTTGCTAAAATGCTTGAAGAAAAATCCAAAG gCCGACTGCCTGCATCTTATCCTCGGTACCAACCAAATATGAAAAGACAACCTTCAAATGGGTATTCCAGTAGTGATCAGGAATTGAAAAAGTATAATATCAT GCCCGATAAAAAGCGGTATGGAGTGAGTGTGGGCGATGTCCCAACGAGAACAGATCCTGTATTTGGAGACACCAGGGATATTTTTCCCACAATATCTTCAAGAAATCAACCAGTTCACAAGACATTTTCAGCACCCCCCTCTCCATCAGAAAAATCAAACTTATATAAACCAAAAGAGGGCGGTTCACCTGGAAATTATGTGTATGCAATGCAACTAGCAAGTCAGGATGCAAAAGGAATCATTGATGATCTTCAATTAAAGTTAGCTATGGCAGAATCTGAGAAAGATGCCCTCAAATCTAAGATTGAAAAGGTTGCagaaaaaagatattttgaagATAGTTCATTATCAACTGCAAGTATAGAGGACAGCTCGATACAACGTGTGAAAAGTGAGCTTGCTCTAACAAAACAAGCTTTATGTAATCTTGAACAAAGAAATAAGCAACTTGAAAATGCTATCTCAGGTCAAAGGGCAAGTATGCAAACACCTATGAACAATCTGTCAGGTGTTACTTTTGATCATGCACGAACTCCACGAAACATAGCCAGTGCAATAAAACATCCAGACTTTGGATTACAGCTTATTAAAGCAATTTCTGAAATTGGAAAAATGTTTAATGAAAGGGACACTAGTTTATTCCCAATAATGAGCAACACATTGGCAGATATATCTTCTGTGACTCTACAGCAAAATCAAAAGAAACTATTAGATCATTTGAATAATGTTAAgtgtaactttaaaaaatggCGCACTTGCCGATTAGACAGACCAGGACAGGTTTGGAATATGGGTCATCAGTATAAACTTGTACAGAAATCACAATTTACCAAAACAGTCAATTATCTTTTAACTCGACATATATCTGTAGCATTTGAAATTCTTCATcaggataaaaaatatataatgaag gtaATGCCAATCCAGCCAGATATACCAAATATAAATTTTCTTGGTAATGGTTCTAAAAACTCTTTCAATGCAGTAAAGAATGAACGAGAAGTGCTTTTAAATGTTCCTGCACATTCAAATCTTGTTACTGTACTTCACTACTTTGAATTGCCTCTACGATATCTTGATCCAAACCTCAGTAATTTGAGAGATCAGAGAGCAACGATGGCATTAATGCCTGAATATCTTATGACATTGTGCAAGCTAATGAAAGTCCAGAACCAGAATCCTTCCATAGCATTTGCACTTTGCGAGACATTCTTTCAACAGGTGCTTCTGCAGATTTTAAAAGCCCTGTCACATCTCCAAGATCATGATATTGCACATAGAGACATCAAACCAGATTGCGTTTACATTACTGAAAGTTTACAAGTTGTACTTGGTGGTTTTCGAATGGCAATGAAATTAACGGAACAAAATGGACAACCCATTCAATTTACTAATAGAAGTCAAATTGGTGCAGGTAACCCACTGGCTTGGACACCAGAGCTTAAAAAGTGGGAGAAAGAAGGTCCACCAAAAACATGGGAAAGAAAG ATAATGTTAAGCCAAGTTTATGAAAGCTCAGATATCTATAACTTTGGAAGATTGATATTCAGTCTGATGAAACAAGAAATGCATGCACCTCAGTCTACACCAAATATGATCAATCCATGTTTAATGTCAGATTGGAGGGTTGTGCCAAGAGGATATTCCAAAACTTTCACTGATCTTCTACAGGAAATGTTTGCCAAGGAATCACAGAATAGACCTACAGTGAAAGAAGCAATACTTAG gaCCTCTATGATGCTTTATGGACCAAAAGTTGATGAAGTGCAAAGTCAACAAGATTGTGATGTATGGGTCATATCGCAGTGTTCACGATTAGTTTCCCAAACACCAGATTTAAGAGATAA GAATTGTAACAACATGGCAACAGAAGAATTAGCCCATGCTGTTGATTGGGAACTGCGTACAGATTATCTAACGGAAGTATCTGGTAATGAACTATGGCAACTTATTTGCAGTCTGCAAAACAGGTCTGGTCACAG aaaagaaataaacaCCTAA